A region of uncultured Draconibacterium sp. DNA encodes the following proteins:
- a CDS encoding radical SAM protein, translating to MKKLQICIIDLIHNGPSNSLYRRIMFPNYISIMPQIIGVWCMEEGHDVEYSIFTGSQDLQKLIPNQADLVFISSFTYTAQLAYALSNYARRQGIVTILGGPHARSYPDDARQYFDYVLGLTNKDLIKDLLSSFEINSPLGIQLSSSSQPSHIPGVQERWELIKKVHNPLNIIKITPILGSFGCPYKCDFCVDSEIPYQPLDMEMIKKDLQFLIKKIKHPRVSWYDPNFGVKFDSIMETIESVVPSGNIDFIAECSLSGLNEERIKRLNRNGFKMIMPGIESWFGYGNKSKTGSNFGIEKVKKIADQVNMIQRYIPQVQTNFMFGLDVDEGSAPFELTKKFIDLAPAVYPSFALLSIFGQGNKNNIKYETEKRIIPFPFHYMMSVHTMNIIPKNYTWEEFYIYFIDLLTYCFSARAINNRFNANKALAPKWITLLLSLSIGGRGKASHLSSVLKSLHKEREFQSFVKKETNQIPKFMIEKVKRDLGPMWHFLPNKTLTYNHNVLSKPI from the coding sequence ATGAAGAAGCTCCAAATCTGTATTATCGACCTGATTCATAATGGCCCTTCTAATTCTCTTTACAGGAGGATTATGTTTCCTAACTACATTAGTATCATGCCGCAAATAATAGGAGTATGGTGTATGGAGGAAGGACATGATGTAGAATATTCTATATTTACGGGATCACAAGATTTACAGAAGCTTATACCAAATCAAGCGGATCTTGTTTTTATCAGTTCTTTTACTTACACCGCTCAACTTGCCTATGCTTTGAGCAATTATGCCCGTAGGCAAGGCATTGTAACTATACTTGGTGGGCCACACGCCAGATCGTATCCTGATGATGCCCGCCAATATTTTGACTATGTTTTGGGATTGACTAATAAAGATTTGATAAAAGATTTGCTAAGCAGTTTTGAAATTAATTCTCCACTTGGGATACAATTATCTTCGTCATCACAACCATCTCATATTCCAGGAGTGCAAGAAAGATGGGAGCTTATTAAAAAAGTACACAATCCACTAAATATTATTAAAATAACGCCAATATTAGGGAGTTTTGGATGCCCCTATAAATGTGATTTCTGTGTAGACTCTGAAATTCCGTATCAACCTCTCGACATGGAAATGATAAAGAAAGACCTACAATTTCTCATCAAAAAAATTAAACATCCAAGAGTTAGCTGGTATGATCCAAATTTTGGTGTCAAATTCGATTCGATTATGGAGACTATTGAATCTGTGGTTCCGTCTGGCAATATCGATTTCATTGCTGAATGCAGTCTATCGGGCTTGAATGAAGAAAGAATTAAAAGACTTAATCGTAACGGATTTAAAATGATTATGCCCGGTATAGAATCATGGTTTGGTTATGGAAATAAGTCAAAAACAGGTTCAAATTTTGGAATTGAGAAGGTTAAAAAAATTGCTGACCAAGTTAATATGATACAACGTTATATCCCTCAGGTACAAACCAATTTCATGTTTGGTCTTGATGTAGATGAAGGAAGTGCCCCGTTTGAACTCACCAAGAAATTCATTGATCTTGCTCCCGCTGTCTATCCATCATTTGCTTTGCTGTCAATATTTGGGCAAGGCAATAAAAACAATATTAAATATGAAACCGAAAAGCGAATAATTCCTTTTCCATTTCACTATATGATGTCGGTACATACAATGAATATTATACCAAAAAATTATACCTGGGAAGAGTTCTATATCTATTTTATTGATTTATTAACATATTGTTTCTCAGCCAGAGCCATTAATAATCGATTTAATGCCAATAAAGCGTTGGCGCCAAAATGGATTACACTTCTTCTTTCATTAAGTATTGGAGGCAGAGGTAAAGCAAGCCATTTATCATCTGTTCTTAAGAGTCTTCATAAAGAACGCGAATTTCAATCTTTTGTAAAAAAAGAAACAAATCAAATTCCTAAATTTATGATTGAAAAAGTAAAAAGGGATCTCGGTCCAATGTGGCACTTTCTGCCAAACAAGACTTTAACCTATAATCACAATGTACTCTCAAAACCCATTTAA
- a CDS encoding leucyl aminopeptidase family protein, with product MIPKISITSKITVEHSLACLCTDLKETASIQLSETEKSFLQKKFEKEDTCTITRIPNILFFGKIKTDKEPYQQSELARVAGTKLYDALKLTGETSVQITSFCEAGFLPEFLEGLLLNAYTFEKYKKEKETFQIENILIVEEKITNEEIDEIVNTTKATFVARDLVNEPLSFLTANQFSKEIEKLSDEAGFSLEVFHKKKIEALKMGGLLAVNKGSIDPPTFNILEWKPENATNQQAIVLVGKGVVYDTGGLSLKPTPNSMDYMKSDMGGAAGIVAAIYAAALNKLPLHIVGLVPATDNRPDGNAYVPGDIIKMFDGTTVEIKNTDAEGRLILADALSYAKKYQPQLVIDCATLTGSADIIAGPHAAVVMGNTAEKVEQLKKSGLNTYERLIEVPLWEEYGAPLKSPIADLNNLGTREGQTTIAGKFLEHFTDYNWIHVDMAGPAFRKEKEAYRPAGGTGFGTRLLYDFLKSQTK from the coding sequence ATGATCCCGAAAATATCCATTACTTCCAAAATAACGGTAGAGCATTCTTTAGCCTGTTTATGTACCGATTTAAAAGAAACTGCTTCTATTCAACTCTCGGAAACAGAAAAGTCGTTCCTGCAAAAGAAGTTTGAAAAGGAAGATACCTGCACAATTACACGCATTCCAAACATCCTGTTTTTTGGCAAAATAAAAACCGACAAAGAACCCTACCAGCAATCGGAACTGGCAAGGGTCGCCGGAACAAAACTTTACGATGCCCTGAAATTAACGGGTGAAACTTCTGTGCAGATCACTAGTTTTTGTGAAGCCGGGTTTTTACCTGAATTTTTAGAAGGATTGCTGCTAAACGCCTACACCTTCGAGAAATACAAAAAGGAGAAAGAGACATTTCAAATCGAAAATATTTTAATCGTTGAGGAGAAGATCACTAATGAGGAAATCGATGAGATTGTAAATACAACAAAGGCAACTTTTGTTGCGCGTGATCTGGTTAACGAACCACTGTCATTTCTTACCGCAAACCAGTTCTCAAAAGAAATTGAAAAGCTAAGCGACGAAGCCGGTTTTTCCCTGGAAGTTTTTCACAAAAAAAAGATTGAAGCGCTAAAAATGGGCGGACTGCTTGCCGTAAACAAGGGAAGTATCGATCCGCCAACTTTTAATATTCTTGAGTGGAAACCCGAAAATGCCACAAACCAACAAGCCATTGTTTTGGTAGGAAAAGGAGTTGTTTACGACACCGGCGGACTAAGTCTGAAACCAACACCCAACTCAATGGATTACATGAAGTCGGACATGGGTGGAGCCGCCGGAATTGTGGCAGCCATATACGCTGCTGCCCTCAATAAACTTCCCTTGCATATTGTTGGTCTGGTTCCGGCAACCGACAACCGTCCCGATGGCAATGCTTACGTTCCGGGCGATATCATAAAAATGTTCGATGGCACCACGGTGGAAATCAAAAACACCGATGCCGAAGGTAGACTCATTCTGGCCGACGCATTAAGCTATGCAAAAAAATACCAGCCACAACTGGTAATTGATTGCGCAACCTTAACCGGCTCGGCCGATATTATTGCCGGGCCACACGCCGCGGTGGTTATGGGAAACACCGCCGAAAAGGTGGAACAATTAAAAAAATCGGGATTAAACACCTACGAACGCCTGATAGAAGTTCCGCTTTGGGAGGAATACGGCGCGCCGTTAAAATCACCTATTGCCGACCTGAATAACCTTGGTACACGCGAAGGACAAACAACGATAGCCGGAAAATTTCTGGAACATTTTACCGATTACAACTGGATACATGTTGACATGGCCGGACCCGCTTTCCGGAAAGAAAAGGAGGCATACCGCCCTGCCGGAGGAACAGGTTTTGGCACGCGATTACTTTATGATTTTCTGAAATCACAAACAAAATAA
- a CDS encoding superoxide dismutase [Ni], with protein MKKITKLFSAALIMGIIALSGFQAKAHCEIPCGIYGDSVRIALLYEHIETIEKSMNQINELSKSENPDYNQLVRWVMNKEEHAKEMQEIVSQYFLHQRVKITSSADEAAYRKYVKQLELLHHLSVFAMKSKQSTDLSIIDTLREKLHLFEHAYFGDDH; from the coding sequence ATGAAAAAAATTACAAAACTTTTTTCCGCGGCCTTAATCATGGGCATTATTGCACTTTCAGGTTTTCAGGCAAAAGCACATTGCGAAATTCCTTGTGGAATTTACGGCGACTCGGTTCGCATTGCCCTGTTATACGAACACATTGAAACCATTGAAAAATCGATGAACCAGATCAACGAACTATCAAAATCGGAAAATCCCGATTACAACCAGTTGGTTCGTTGGGTAATGAACAAAGAAGAGCATGCTAAAGAAATGCAGGAAATTGTTAGCCAGTATTTTTTGCACCAACGTGTAAAAATAACCTCATCGGCCGACGAGGCAGCATATAGAAAATATGTAAAACAACTGGAGCTTTTGCACCATCTTTCGGTTTTTGCCATGAAAAGCAAACAAAGTACCGACTTAAGTATTATTGATACATTGCGCGAAAAACTTCACCTTTTTGAGCACGCCTATTTTGGCGACGATCATTAA
- the pdxA gene encoding 4-hydroxythreonine-4-phosphate dehydrogenase PdxA has translation MAKQDTIRIGITHGDINGIGYEVILKTLSDPRILEMCTPVVYGSPKVAAYHRKALDINDVSFNHVRSTKELLPRKANIINCVDENIRVELGKSTTEAGVSSFEALDRATSDLQKGYIDALITAPINKDNIQSEEFNFPGHTEFLAQKFDTKDYAMLMVSESLKIGVVTTHIPISKVSESLNKDIILSKIRIIAKSLQQDFAITKPRIAVFGLNPHAGDNGLIGSEDKEIILPAVIQAKKEGIMALGPYPADGFFGSEDYRKFDAILAMYHDQGLIPFKLASFERGVNYTAGLPAIRTSPAHGTAYAIAGEGKASPESFRQALYLAIDVYKNRSIYSEISKNPLRKYDINPNQVDESVDIEASEEEDTI, from the coding sequence ATGGCAAAACAAGATACAATACGCATAGGAATTACTCACGGAGATATAAACGGTATTGGATATGAAGTAATTTTAAAAACGCTTTCCGATCCGCGTATTCTCGAAATGTGCACACCTGTTGTTTATGGCTCTCCTAAAGTAGCAGCCTACCACCGTAAAGCACTCGATATAAACGATGTAAGCTTTAACCACGTTCGCAGTACCAAAGAGTTGCTACCCAGAAAAGCAAACATAATAAATTGTGTTGACGAAAATATTCGGGTTGAATTGGGAAAATCAACCACCGAAGCCGGAGTTTCATCGTTTGAAGCTCTTGACCGTGCTACCAGCGATCTTCAAAAAGGATATATTGATGCACTGATTACCGCACCAATCAACAAAGACAACATTCAAAGTGAAGAATTTAATTTCCCGGGACATACCGAGTTTCTGGCACAAAAATTCGACACCAAAGACTACGCCATGTTAATGGTGAGCGAATCGCTTAAAATTGGTGTGGTTACCACACACATTCCTATTTCGAAGGTGTCTGAAAGCCTGAATAAAGATATAATTCTTTCAAAGATCAGAATCATAGCCAAATCTCTTCAGCAAGACTTTGCCATTACCAAACCGCGAATTGCCGTTTTTGGCCTTAATCCGCATGCCGGCGACAACGGATTGATTGGAAGTGAAGACAAAGAAATAATTCTGCCTGCTGTTATTCAGGCTAAAAAAGAGGGCATTATGGCCCTGGGTCCCTATCCTGCCGATGGATTTTTTGGATCGGAAGATTACCGGAAATTTGATGCCATACTGGCCATGTATCACGACCAGGGCTTAATTCCGTTTAAGCTGGCCTCGTTCGAACGTGGCGTGAACTATACTGCCGGACTTCCTGCCATTCGCACATCGCCGGCACATGGTACCGCTTACGCCATTGCCGGAGAAGGTAAAGCATCACCCGAATCATTCCGCCAGGCTTTGTACCTTGCTATCGATGTTTATAAAAACCGCAGTATTTACAGCGAGATCAGTAAAAATCCGCTGAGAAAATACGACATTAACCCCAACCAGGTTGATGAAAGTGTTGATATTGAAGCATCAGAGGAGGAAGATACAATCTAA
- a CDS encoding acyl-CoA dehydratase activase-related protein has translation MKIAELDGEKEAYGFLCGRDYDSNKFVDNNTSGFNLIKAYNTQFRFKATLSEQSKITIGIPAGLYLFEDLFLWQRFFDLLHIKTITSANCRDAVKTGKRISGAEFCSPMNAIHGHVKFLLPKSDFIFLPTYLEERQKSKKLRRQYCYYSQFAPPIVASIDEIAKQNKIINPLLFSLQNELKLKNELFQSLRRAGLTGITLIDVSNAFNKAKREKQERLTAWKDEFQKISSTDPNLKVVLLGRPYTVLTPVMNNNIPEIFAKKGVKTFYQNMLKVDENEIDSLREILSSTKWKFAAAILTATDYVARTKDLFPVLISSFKCSPDSFVIEYFKQIMDFYGKPYLILQLDEYDSNVGYETRIEAALRSFQNHFHKHEESRKNGRVKSANNLITQATELKGKTLLLPSLGEYASKLLEANLRRIGIDAHTLFDTEESIKQSLNSNSGQCLPLNIILQNAFDYIKANKLDPANTVLWMIESPVSCNLGMFINYMSKVLTEQQEEFRKLRLYCGQITFADISINTSVNSYLAFLFGGFLRKIECKLRPYEIQLGQTDILVKKAIELLYQTFMNGSSKEEALKQVIEWSKAVELKTESRPKVAIFGDLYVRDNDVFNQHLIKFIEKNGGEAITTPYSEYIKIIAYATNNRLIKQGFFMKASLQHFLVSIATQLEEKYLNLFNEILHEPISKPLKTYKEKLKKFNLNNSYNGESFENALKIIHLMEHYPDIALFVQTNPSYCCPSLVTEAMKSKMEEITGIPIVTLEYDGTSSFKNGDIIPFITYASALK, from the coding sequence TTGAAAATTGCAGAACTGGATGGTGAAAAAGAAGCATACGGATTTTTATGCGGACGGGATTATGACTCCAATAAATTTGTCGATAACAATACCTCCGGTTTTAACCTGATAAAAGCGTATAATACACAGTTTCGGTTTAAAGCAACACTTTCAGAACAATCTAAAATAACGATTGGAATTCCGGCTGGATTATACCTTTTTGAAGACCTGTTTTTGTGGCAACGATTTTTTGATTTACTACACATAAAAACAATTACCAGTGCCAACTGTCGCGATGCTGTTAAGACGGGGAAACGAATTTCGGGAGCTGAATTTTGTTCTCCGATGAATGCCATTCATGGACATGTAAAATTTCTGCTCCCGAAATCCGACTTTATATTTTTACCGACTTATCTTGAAGAACGGCAAAAATCGAAAAAACTGCGCCGTCAGTACTGCTACTACAGCCAGTTTGCACCGCCTATTGTTGCTTCGATTGATGAAATTGCCAAACAAAATAAAATAATTAATCCCTTGCTTTTCTCACTTCAAAATGAATTGAAATTAAAAAATGAGCTGTTTCAATCACTTCGAAGAGCAGGATTAACAGGCATCACGCTGATTGACGTTTCAAATGCATTCAACAAGGCCAAACGCGAAAAACAGGAAAGATTAACCGCATGGAAAGATGAATTTCAAAAAATATCTTCAACTGATCCAAACCTGAAAGTAGTTTTACTGGGAAGGCCTTACACGGTTTTAACACCTGTAATGAATAATAATATTCCGGAAATATTTGCAAAAAAAGGAGTGAAAACCTTTTATCAGAATATGTTAAAAGTAGATGAAAATGAGATCGATAGTCTGCGTGAAATTTTAAGTTCCACAAAATGGAAATTTGCTGCTGCAATTCTTACCGCGACAGACTATGTTGCCCGAACTAAAGATTTATTTCCTGTACTTATTTCTTCCTTTAAATGTTCTCCCGATTCGTTTGTTATTGAATACTTCAAGCAAATAATGGATTTTTACGGAAAACCGTATTTAATATTACAACTGGATGAATACGATTCGAATGTAGGTTATGAAACACGTATTGAAGCGGCGCTTCGTTCATTCCAAAATCATTTTCACAAGCATGAAGAATCACGCAAAAATGGAAGGGTTAAATCGGCAAACAATTTGATAACCCAGGCTACTGAATTAAAAGGGAAAACGCTATTACTGCCCTCTTTGGGAGAATATGCATCGAAACTGCTTGAAGCCAATTTACGGCGGATTGGAATTGACGCACATACTCTTTTCGACACAGAAGAATCGATAAAACAGAGTTTGAATTCAAATTCAGGTCAGTGTTTGCCTTTAAATATTATCCTTCAAAATGCATTCGATTATATTAAGGCAAACAAACTCGACCCGGCAAATACAGTGTTGTGGATGATCGAATCTCCGGTTTCATGCAACCTTGGTATGTTTATCAATTACATGTCGAAAGTGTTGACAGAGCAGCAGGAGGAATTTCGGAAATTGAGATTGTATTGCGGGCAAATCACTTTTGCTGATATTTCAATCAATACTTCTGTTAATTCATACCTGGCATTTCTGTTTGGAGGATTTCTTCGCAAAATAGAATGTAAACTCAGACCATATGAAATACAACTCGGGCAAACCGATATTTTAGTGAAAAAGGCAATCGAACTTCTCTATCAAACTTTTATGAATGGAAGCTCGAAAGAAGAGGCATTAAAACAGGTAATCGAATGGAGTAAGGCGGTTGAGTTAAAAACTGAATCACGACCCAAAGTGGCAATTTTTGGTGACTTGTATGTGCGCGACAACGATGTGTTTAATCAGCACCTAATAAAATTCATCGAGAAAAACGGGGGTGAAGCAATTACAACACCTTACAGCGAATACATTAAGATTATTGCTTATGCTACCAATAACCGCTTAATAAAACAAGGTTTTTTTATGAAAGCATCATTGCAACATTTTCTTGTTTCAATTGCGACACAACTGGAAGAGAAATATTTAAATCTATTCAATGAAATTTTGCATGAACCTATTTCCAAACCGCTAAAAACTTACAAAGAAAAGCTGAAAAAGTTTAACCTGAATAATTCATATAACGGAGAGTCGTTTGAAAACGCACTGAAAATCATTCACTTAATGGAGCATTATCCGGATATTGCTTTATTCGTGCAAACAAATCCATCGTATTGCTGCCCGTCACTGGTAACCGAAGCCATGAAATCGAAGATGGAAGAAATAACGGGTATACCTATTGTAACTTTAGAATACGACGGTACAAGTTCCTTTAAAAATGGGGATATCATTCCTTTTATAACCTACGCAAGTGCATTAAAATAA
- a CDS encoding acyl-CoA dehydratase activase, translating into MKKYNYKSKIVKDFPEVEVDIYSEIKSRKYNAFLGVDIGSTSTKAILLDENKNVLAGFYTRTSGQPVNAVRIIFESIYEIFSTKNRKINIRGAGTTGSGRKFTGKIIGADIIPDEITAHARAAIELDSDVDTIIEIGGQDSKFTTLKNGSVTFSVMNNVCAAGTGSFIEEQAKKLGVSLNEYSDKAMHTIAPMASDRCTVFMERDLNHYLNANYSTNEILASVLHSVRENYLLKVAIEKNIGDKIFFQGATAKNKALVAAFEQKLKKPILVSKYCHLTGAMGVALELFDKKIIQTKFRGIKLYKKRNICPY; encoded by the coding sequence ATTAAAAAATACAACTATAAATCTAAAATTGTAAAAGACTTTCCGGAAGTTGAAGTTGATATTTATTCGGAAATTAAAAGCCGGAAATACAATGCTTTTTTAGGTGTTGATATCGGCTCAACAAGTACAAAAGCAATTCTTCTGGATGAGAACAAAAATGTTCTGGCAGGTTTTTATACGCGTACTTCAGGTCAACCGGTAAATGCAGTTCGCATTATATTCGAATCCATTTATGAAATATTTTCAACAAAAAACCGCAAAATAAATATTCGGGGAGCTGGTACGACCGGCTCGGGACGAAAGTTTACTGGAAAAATAATTGGCGCCGATATTATTCCGGACGAGATTACAGCGCATGCACGGGCCGCCATTGAATTGGATTCAGATGTAGATACCATTATTGAAATTGGCGGGCAGGATTCAAAATTTACAACCTTAAAAAACGGAAGCGTTACTTTTTCGGTGATGAACAATGTATGTGCAGCCGGGACTGGTAGTTTTATTGAAGAGCAGGCAAAAAAACTGGGAGTAAGCCTGAATGAATATTCGGATAAAGCAATGCACACAATTGCCCCGATGGCCAGTGACCGATGTACTGTTTTTATGGAGCGGGATTTAAATCATTACCTCAATGCCAATTACTCCACGAACGAAATACTGGCATCGGTTTTACATTCGGTTCGTGAAAATTACCTTTTAAAAGTTGCCATTGAAAAAAATATCGGGGATAAAATTTTTTTCCAGGGAGCAACGGCTAAAAACAAAGCTTTGGTTGCTGCGTTCGAGCAAAAATTGAAAAAACCGATTTTGGTTTCCAAATATTGCCATTTAACCGGTGCCATGGGAGTTGCTCTTGAATTATTTGATAAAAAGATAATTCAAACAAAATTCAGGGGAATAAAACTCTATAAAAAGCGAAATATCTGTCCGTACTGA
- the ruvA gene encoding Holliday junction branch migration protein RuvA, giving the protein MYEFIKGNIAEISATHVVVETSGVGYFVHISLNTYSALNGKKEVKVFIHQVVREDAHTLYGFATTTERELFRNLISVNGVGASTANMMLSSLNPDELKAAVTTENVAVLKAVKGIGAKTAQRIIIDLKDKLGKIPDSGQILAAADNTIRNESLSALVMLGFAKKDAEKVVTKILQEQPDANVESVIKQALKRL; this is encoded by the coding sequence ATGTACGAATTCATTAAGGGTAACATTGCCGAAATAAGCGCAACGCATGTTGTGGTAGAAACTTCCGGCGTTGGCTACTTTGTTCATATTTCGTTGAACACTTACAGCGCACTTAACGGAAAAAAGGAAGTGAAAGTTTTTATCCACCAGGTAGTTCGCGAGGATGCTCATACATTGTATGGTTTTGCCACCACCACCGAACGTGAATTATTTCGCAACCTGATTTCGGTGAATGGAGTTGGAGCCAGCACGGCAAACATGATGCTTTCGTCGTTAAATCCCGATGAATTAAAGGCAGCTGTAACAACCGAAAATGTGGCTGTTTTAAAAGCTGTAAAAGGTATTGGTGCAAAAACGGCACAACGTATCATAATCGACTTAAAAGATAAACTCGGAAAAATACCCGATTCGGGGCAAATTTTAGCTGCTGCAGACAATACAATCAGGAATGAATCGTTATCTGCATTAGTCATGCTTGGTTTTGCAAAAAAAGATGCAGAAAAAGTAGTAACGAAGATACTTCAGGAACAACCTGACGCAAACGTGGAAAGCGTTATAAAACAAGCATTGAAAAGGTTATAA
- a CDS encoding BadF/BadG/BcrA/BcrD ATPase family protein encodes MGVEKTYLAIDVGSVAISVAILNQKKEILETAYGFHEGQIANKLINLLNPLNLKNICGIATTSSTPFYIRNTAVYDDRVAFITASKFLHKNVGSILIVGGEKFGLVLFDDQQHYRKFKGNSSCAAGTGSFLDQQSKRLNLEDISDFSDLANQNSGDFPKIASRCSVFAKTDLIHVQQEGYSLAEICDGLCYGLAKNIVDTLFNEAKINTPVIFAGGVSQNKAVAGHIESLTGIKPEVGKNAHLYGAIGAGINLIDDKKEQLDFSIESPQDILLKETKERNYFHQPLKLELSDYPDFTSLKNTTINLKL; translated from the coding sequence ATGGGCGTTGAAAAAACATATTTAGCGATTGATGTCGGTTCGGTTGCCATTTCGGTAGCTATCCTTAATCAAAAAAAGGAAATATTGGAAACGGCATACGGTTTTCATGAAGGCCAAATCGCTAATAAATTGATCAACCTTCTTAATCCGCTCAACCTCAAAAATATTTGTGGTATAGCAACAACTTCGTCTACTCCTTTCTATATTAGAAATACTGCTGTTTACGATGATCGTGTTGCATTCATAACAGCTTCAAAATTTTTGCATAAAAACGTTGGTTCGATACTAATTGTTGGTGGCGAAAAATTTGGTCTTGTTTTATTCGATGATCAACAACACTACCGAAAATTTAAAGGAAACTCATCGTGCGCGGCGGGAACGGGAAGTTTTTTAGATCAACAATCCAAAAGACTAAACCTGGAGGACATTTCCGATTTTAGTGACCTGGCCAACCAAAACAGTGGAGACTTTCCAAAAATTGCATCCCGATGCTCCGTTTTTGCTAAAACCGACCTTATTCATGTTCAGCAGGAAGGTTATTCACTTGCTGAAATATGTGATGGATTGTGCTACGGATTAGCTAAAAACATTGTCGATACCCTCTTTAACGAGGCAAAAATTAACACGCCCGTAATTTTTGCAGGCGGAGTTTCTCAAAACAAAGCTGTCGCCGGTCATATTGAATCCCTTACCGGAATTAAACCGGAGGTTGGCAAAAATGCTCATCTTTATGGGGCAATTGGTGCAGGAATTAATCTTATTGATGATAAAAAGGAACAGCTTGATTTTAGTATTGAGTCTCCACAGGATATTCTTCTAAAAGAAACTAAAGAAAGAAACTATTTTCACCAACCGTTGAAACTGGAGTTATCTGATTATCCTGATTTTACTTCATTAAAAAATACAACTATAAATCTAAAATTGTAA